In Herpetosiphonaceae bacterium, a single window of DNA contains:
- the mce gene encoding methylmalonyl-CoA epimerase: protein MLKRINHIGIAVRDLEAAIAMYRDRFGVTEWERISLPERHMNVAVCHIGDTLLEFITPTSEEAAFAKYLREKGEGIHHIAYEVAEVEPALRALEDTGVRLIDQHGRPGIHDTCAAFLHPKSTMGVLIELVELPQTPHR, encoded by the coding sequence ATGCTGAAGCGAATTAATCATATCGGCATCGCCGTCCGCGATCTCGAAGCCGCGATCGCAATGTACCGCGATCGGTTTGGCGTGACGGAGTGGGAGCGGATCAGCCTGCCGGAGCGCCATATGAATGTTGCCGTGTGTCACATCGGCGATACGTTGCTGGAGTTTATTACGCCCACCTCCGAGGAGGCGGCGTTTGCGAAGTATCTCAGAGAAAAGGGCGAGGGCATCCATCATATCGCCTATGAGGTCGCCGAGGTTGAGCCAGCGCTCCGTGCTCTGGAGGATACGGGTGTGCGGCTGATCGATCAGCATGGACGGCCAGGCATCCATGATACCTGTGCTGCATTTCTGCATCCAAAATCGACGATGGGTGTGCTGATCGAACTGGTTGAGCTGCCGCAGACGCCGCATCGGTAG